TTAGAATACGTTAATATTCCTTGTATGAGCCGGTCCATCTTTTCAATTTTACCTTCTATCATATCCAGATATTGCAGAGACTGTTCTTTTAAATTGGCTCCGTCCTCTTCTTTTATCCAATAAATTAATGAGTTTATACTTCTTAGCGGTGATTTAAGATCGTGTGAAACAATTTGGGCATATTCTTCGAGGTCATTATTGCTTTTTTCTAAGCTGGCTAAAAGGTGTTCTTTTTGATCTTCAAGCATTTTTCGTGCGGTGACATCTTCTTGAATAGCAAAAAAACAAGAGATTTCCCCCCATTTATTGTACAATGCCTGACCTTGAATTTTTACCCAATATTTTTTTCCTGTTTTAGAATAATTAATTATTTCACAACTAAATGGTTCTCCCTTTTTTATTTGCTCACTTAAATAAATTACTGTCTCAGGATTACTCTCTTCGCCTTGTAATAATTTCCCAGGTTTCAATCCAATAAGTTCTTCTACTTCATATCCAGACATGGCTACAAAACTTGAATTAACCCATTCCAACCTCCCTTCGTTATCACAAATTACAACTGCATTTATATTTTTTTCGGCAATAAGCGATAATAAAAACAATTGTTCCTCTTTCTCTTTTTCTTCAGTCATGTCTTCAATGACAGCAAAATATTGCAAGAGTTCACCATTTTCACTATAAACAGGCTGTCCTTTTGTCCGTGACCAAAAAAAAGTTCCGTCTTTTCGTCCATGAGAGATTTCTATATCAAAAGATTCTCCTCTAAGAAAAAGATAGGTCATTTTTTTTACAGCATCTTTATTAGTATTAGAAGTTATGCCAACCTCAATAGGATTTTTACCAATAATGTCTTCTTTTGTAAATCCTGTTACTTTATGATACGATTCATTACACCAAAATATTTTACCAGCAGCATCAGTAAAAACGATTGCATTTTTATTAGCACTTGCGACTAACGAAAGCCTGTTAAGTTCTTCGCCATCTTTATTAAGCGCTTCTCTTTGTTGGTTATGAATTTCGAGTAATTCGTTAAGTTTTTGATTTTTTGATTCTTGCGTTTTTAGTATTTGCAGCAAATCAAACTGAGGATCAAAATTAGCAAAGTCAGATATGCTAAGGTTGTTTTTTTTAACATCTTCTACGGATGTTAACCACGGTGATCCGATAAATAAAAAATAATTATCTATAGCAACAAATTGCCCTCTAATTAAGGAATCCTTATTTATTATACATTCTAAAACTACCAGCTGATTTAAATTTTCTGATATTGTTTTCGCATCTATCTGTTCCATAAATGGCCTTTTGGATGCGAAATAATCCAAAAAATTAGCTTGTTGTTTTATCGAAGGGAAAACTTTTCCCAAGCTTTTCCCATAAGAAGAAATGATCATTTGCTGATCAAGCAAAATGTAAAAAGGGAAAATTTCATTAAACCTCTCAGTAGTAAAATTAATTGAATCCATAGATTACCAGCTTAGTTTAAACACATCTTCAAATTTGTTTAACTGTCTAGATACAACATGCTCAATTACTACTCTACTTCCTAACGCGGTTAGTAGTTGGTTAAAATACCCTTTTAGTATTCTTTCATTTTCGGGGTACTTGTGTAATAATGCAACATTAAAAAATATCATTTACA
The Flavobacterium sp. 5 DNA segment above includes these coding regions:
- a CDS encoding PAS domain S-box protein — its product is MDSINFTTERFNEIFPFYILLDQQMIISSYGKSLGKVFPSIKQQANFLDYFASKRPFMEQIDAKTISENLNQLVVLECIINKDSLIRGQFVAIDNYFLFIGSPWLTSVEDVKKNNLSISDFANFDPQFDLLQILKTQESKNQKLNELLEIHNQQREALNKDGEELNRLSLVASANKNAIVFTDAAGKIFWCNESYHKVTGFTKEDIIGKNPIEVGITSNTNKDAVKKMTYLFLRGESFDIEISHGRKDGTFFWSRTKGQPVYSENGELLQYFAVIEDMTEEKEKEEQLFLLSLIAEKNINAVVICDNEGRLEWVNSSFVAMSGYEVEELIGLKPGKLLQGEESNPETVIYLSEQIKKGEPFSCEIINYSKTGKKYWVKIQGQALYNKWGEISCFFAIQEDVTARKMLEDQKEHLLASLEKSNNDLEEYAQIVSHDLKSPLRSINSLIYWIKEEDGANLKEQSLQYLDMIEGKIEKMDRLIQGILTYSKIDNEDSEITQPVDTMGVVENIVNTIDIPKNVKIVISDKMPVIVADKFRIQQLFQNLIGNAVSYSDKPQGLVEVNADEYESHYIFSVKDNGPGIAEEHFEKIFRTFQSLASSEKSTGLGLSIVKKVVDYYKGKIWIESELGNGTVFYVQLNK